The following are encoded in a window of Candidatus Microthrix parvicella Bio17-1 genomic DNA:
- a CDS encoding acyl-CoA thioesterase, giving the protein MDVGEFLGLEATHNPHRWYLPVAPGLATLGRFLFGGAGLGAAILALERTTGRPLVWATAQYLSYAMIDEIMDLDVTIPAAGRHTAQARVVGRVGDREILTVNAALGQRDLDDTGQWTVMPEVPGPNECEVRESTGGLGTSIMSRIESRLAVGHQWDRLNGDPAPGGRAAMWVRLRDVEPSAASLAVLGDYVPWGISQAFGSWTRSNSLDNTLRVVRVVPTEWVLLDVRIQAVHNGFGHGDVYQWSEDGTLMGIASQSAIVREVSEPTPGRLPPWMEKELKGVRGVTP; this is encoded by the coding sequence CGGTCTGGCCACCTTGGGCCGGTTTCTCTTCGGTGGCGCTGGGCTGGGTGCCGCCATCCTGGCACTCGAGCGCACCACCGGCCGGCCGTTGGTGTGGGCCACCGCGCAGTACCTCAGCTACGCCATGATCGACGAGATCATGGACTTGGACGTGACCATCCCGGCGGCTGGGCGCCACACCGCCCAGGCCCGCGTGGTCGGACGGGTCGGCGACCGGGAGATTCTCACCGTGAACGCTGCACTGGGTCAGCGTGACCTGGATGACACCGGCCAGTGGACGGTGATGCCGGAGGTACCGGGCCCGAACGAGTGTGAGGTTCGTGAGTCAACGGGCGGGCTCGGCACCTCGATCATGTCCCGCATTGAAAGCCGTCTGGCCGTGGGCCACCAGTGGGATCGTCTCAACGGCGACCCGGCGCCCGGGGGACGGGCCGCCATGTGGGTGCGGCTCCGGGACGTGGAGCCGTCGGCCGCCAGCCTTGCGGTCCTCGGCGACTACGTGCCGTGGGGCATCAGCCAGGCGTTCGGCTCGTGGACCCGCTCGAACAGTCTGGACAACACGCTGCGAGTGGTTCGCGTGGTGCCCACCGAGTGGGTGTTGCTCGATGTGCGAATCCAGGCGGTGCACAACGGTTTCGGCCACGGTGACGTGTACCAGTGGTCGGAGGACGGCACCCTGATGGGCATCGCCAGCCAGTCGGCCATCGTGCGGGAAGTGTCCGAGCCGACGCCCGGCAGATTGCCGCCGTGGATGGAGAAGGAGCTCAAGGGCGTCCGTGGGGTGACCCCGTGA